Proteins from a single region of Candidatus Eisenbacteria bacterium:
- a CDS encoding glycosyltransferase family 4 protein translates to MRILLVADGFEATRPEETGSWLEDLAARLAYRGHRVTAVLAHWPEDDSPAPEVPGVAVWRPSSGGIEPVIFQALGQKPDVVHLASAGPWSEPVLQALLESPLVLDAHGYWPMCAAGDLIQRPSLTACPLAHPHEQCGACAGLLHLRAMDARAPLGGEARVVIAHTAAARERLEAGLGRPVDCVRPGVDAFAYTPEPGAPSSPDVAALLTGARPARVLVLGNAGQHRGAVSLSDLLVALNARLPGVEMIVPDSDPDDPAGPQLLLTEAREMGLGAQVHVFSGLTAADAPALFAACDVACLPGTLPESGGLRVMQAMSVGLPVVAHDAGSIGELITHGVEGLRIPSEPVGAFAHAIAALVRDPAGRAEYAERGRLAAMERFDIDRAVYAHEELYRRARRAEESGPVRRAPRRRAA, encoded by the coding sequence TTGAGGATTCTCCTGGTCGCCGACGGCTTCGAGGCGACCCGCCCGGAAGAGACCGGGAGCTGGCTGGAAGACCTGGCGGCCCGGCTCGCCTACCGTGGTCACCGAGTGACCGCGGTGCTCGCGCATTGGCCCGAGGACGACTCGCCCGCGCCGGAGGTTCCCGGGGTGGCCGTCTGGAGGCCGTCGTCCGGTGGCATCGAGCCGGTCATCTTCCAGGCGCTCGGCCAGAAGCCCGACGTGGTGCATCTCGCTTCGGCCGGCCCGTGGAGCGAGCCGGTCCTGCAGGCGCTGCTGGAATCCCCGCTGGTTCTGGACGCGCACGGCTACTGGCCGATGTGCGCGGCCGGCGACCTGATCCAGCGTCCCTCCCTGACGGCGTGCCCGCTGGCGCACCCGCATGAGCAGTGCGGCGCGTGCGCGGGCCTGCTGCACCTGCGCGCGATGGATGCACGGGCCCCGCTCGGCGGTGAGGCGCGCGTCGTGATCGCGCACACGGCCGCCGCGCGCGAGCGGCTCGAGGCGGGCCTCGGCCGCCCGGTGGATTGCGTGCGCCCGGGCGTGGACGCGTTCGCCTACACGCCGGAGCCGGGCGCGCCCTCCTCGCCCGACGTCGCGGCGCTGCTCACGGGCGCGCGCCCGGCGCGCGTGCTGGTGCTGGGCAACGCCGGCCAGCACCGGGGCGCCGTCTCGCTGTCCGACCTGCTGGTGGCGCTGAACGCGCGCCTGCCCGGTGTCGAGATGATCGTGCCCGACAGCGATCCCGACGATCCGGCCGGGCCGCAGCTGCTGCTCACGGAAGCCCGCGAGATGGGGCTCGGCGCGCAGGTGCACGTGTTCAGCGGCCTGACGGCGGCCGACGCGCCCGCCCTCTTCGCCGCCTGCGACGTCGCCTGCCTGCCGGGCACCCTTCCCGAGAGCGGGGGCCTGCGGGTCATGCAGGCGATGTCGGTCGGCTTGCCGGTCGTCGCGCACGACGCCGGCTCGATCGGCGAGCTCATCACGCACGGCGTCGAAGGGCTGCGGATTCCCTCGGAGCCGGTCGGAGCCTTCGCGCACGCCATCGCCGCGCTGGTGCGCGATCCCGCGGGGCGTGCCGAGTACGCCGAACGCGGCCGGCTCGCGGCCATGGAACGGTTCGACATTGACCGGGCGGTTTACGCGCACGAGGAGCTCTACCGTCGCGCGCGCCGCGCCGAGGAATCGGGACCGGTCCGCCGCGCTCCCCGCCGCCGCGCCGCCTGA